A genomic region of Arachis stenosperma cultivar V10309 chromosome 9, arast.V10309.gnm1.PFL2, whole genome shotgun sequence contains the following coding sequences:
- the LOC130949207 gene encoding uncharacterized protein LOC130949207, translated as MGATPFHRSILEVRLPKHFSKPTEMRYDGTQDPLEHLTAFEARMNLEGVGDEVRCRAFPVTLAGPAIRWFNGLPQGSIYGFSDITRAFLAQFTTRIAKAKHPINLLGITQRPGEPTRKYLDRFNDECLKIDGLTDSVASLCLTNGLLNEDFQKHLTTKPVWMMHEIQTVAKE; from the coding sequence ATGGGTGCCACCCCGTTCCATCGATCCATCCTCGAGGTCCGGTTGCCAAAGCACTTCTCCAAACCAACGGAAATGAGGTACGATGGAACCCAAGACCCTCTGGAACACCTCACAGCCTTTGAAGCTAGAATGAATCTGGAGGGAGTAGGGGACGAGGTGAGGTGCCGAGCCTTCCCGGTGACCCTGGCAGGACCCGCAATCagatggtttaacggcctcccgCAGGGATCCATCTATGGGTTTTCGGACATCACCCGTGCCTTCTTAGCTCAATTCACAACACGAATAGCAAAGGCAAAGCACCCGATCAACCTGCTTGGGATAACCCAAAGACCCGGGGAGCCgaccagaaaatacctggaccggttcaacgacgaatgcttgAAAATTGACGGCCTAACCGACTCGGTGGCCAGCCTTTGTCTGacgaacggcctcctcaacgagGACTTCCAAAAACACCTCACCACGAAACCGGTTTGGATGATGCACGAGATCCAAACGGTAGCTAAGGAATAG
- the LOC130947617 gene encoding uncharacterized protein At4g17910 isoform X4, translating to MMMQFPSLVLSNWTYIFTILLMLLTFVCIAAKRTAASSISIKGEHNSIREYITSYRVVVMIITFLCILAVDFRIFPRRYAKTETYGTSLMDLGVGSFVLANALVSRQARNITSVNWKTAIVSISPLITLGFLRLVTTTGVDYQVHVSEYGVHWNFFFTLAAVSILTSFVNVPPQYSGIFGLLVLVVYQFCLIHGLSAYLLSDERGMDIISQNKEGIHSIFGYWGMYLVGVQLGNYLIFGSHSSGLRSTKWVQIRVWILSIVFWLLTVFLDKHVERISRRTCNLPYVTSVLADNLQLLSILMLGDLIPGSKTSVLEEALNRNLLATFLLANILTGLVNLSVDTLSASSITALSVLLGYAYILSTVIGTADYFGVKLKFW from the exons atgatgaTGCAGTTTCCAAGTCTA GTACTTTCAAACTGGACATATATATTCACAATTTTGTTAATGCTCTTAACATTCGTTTGTATTGCAGCCAAAAG GACTGCTGCTTCATCTATTTCTATCAAAGGAGAGCACAATTCTATTCGAGAATATATTACATCATACAGGGTAGTTGTG ATGATTATAACATTCCTGTGCATCTTGGCTGTTGACTTCAGAATATTTCCAAGAAGATATGCAAAGACTGAAACTTATGGAACTAGTTTG ATGGATCTTGGAGTTGGGTCATTTGTATTGGCGAATGCATTAGTTTCTCGGCAAGCACGAAATATCACATCTGT AAATTGGAAGACTGCAATAGTTTCAATTAGTCCACTGATCACGTTAGGGTTTCTTCGTCTTGTCACTACGACTGGTGTGGATTATCAG GTACATGTCAGTGAATATGGTGTGCATTGGAATTTCTTCTTCACACTTGCTGCCGTGTCAATCCTTACTTCATTTGTTAACGTTCCGCCGCAGTATTCTGGGATTTTTGGTTTGCTTGTCCTAGTAG TGTACCAGTTCTGTTTGATTCATGGTTTGAGCGCATACTTGCTTTCTGATGAAAGAGGAATGGATATCATTAGTCAAAATAAGGAGGGAATTCATAGTATATTTG GATACTGGGGCATGTATCTTGTTGGTGTTCAACTGGgaaattatcttatctttggaaGCCATTCCTCTGGATTAAGAAGTACCAAATGGGTTCAGATTAGGGTCTGGATTCTGTCCATCGTATTTTG GTTATTAACTGTGTTTTTAGACAAGCATGTGGAAAGAATTTCGCGGAGAACG TGCAACCTGCCATATGTTACTAGTGTATTGGCCGACAACCTTCAG CTATTATCAATTCTAATGCTGGGTGATCTTATTCCTGGAAGTAAAACTTCAGTACTAGAAGAAGCACTAAACCGAAACTTATTGGCTACGTTTCTTCTG GCAAATATCCTCACAGGCTTGGTAAATCTCTCTGTTGATACCCTCTCTGCGTCATCAATTACAGCACTTTCCGTCTTGCTTGGGTATGCCTATATTTTATCCACGGTCATTGGAACGGCAGATTACTTCGGTGTGAAGCTAAAATTTTGGTAA